The nucleotide sequence AGTACACTTGGTATTTTAGCTGAACAGTTATGTATGTTATATACGACAGCTCGGGTCCTTTGTCAGCGCAGTCCATCAACACGTCGAGTCAGTTCTACTTCCTTCGATTTGTTTTCCCGTTTCTCGAGACTATCCATTCTGTGATCTTGTGGAACGTTTTGGACACAGAGGCCCCTGTTTCTGACTGGTGTTTTAACTACTGCCGGCTGCTGACAACTAACACCATTCCATTCCCCCTCGAGATGCTGCCATTGTTTGTGGAGCATCtcttttaagaataaaaaaaaaaaagttttttttttttcatctttttctgcTCTAtcagttaataattataataaaaactaattttaaccTGTTTCGTCTAGTGTGTGggtgtattttgtgtgtgaatgtttttttttttttttttttactgtgatctAATTTGAATACATATAATAAACTGGTTTGATGGAGTGTGAAATGGCTTTTGGTCTGGGTGGACAACATGTTCATTTGATATGAGTGAAAATGAGGATGTGAGGAAGGATTTAGAAATAAGTTTTTAAGGAACAAAATAAAATTTGCACTATTCTCACGTTCCAAATCTGATTGAAATtcatttttatatcaattatttgTACTAGCCATACAAATTCATAGTGACCAATAAGTTCCAAAGGCACCACGAAAGTCGTCtaactttaattttaaaaagaaagaagttCTCAGAAATATCAtatgggtttagaacaacatgagtgtaTTGTCCATGAATATTTATCTATGGTTCTCAATTTATTCCCCAACGTTAAATCTCCACGTTATAAGTTTAAATTGTCAATTTTTATTAACAGAACCaagaaatgttaatattaaaataatgaaaaacactatttttttgttttcagcatTTTAAGTTATAGTATTTAAAGTTTGCTCTTTGGCCATCTTGCTCTGTAGATAGCTGTATCATCTTGGGCCATTACAAAGACCCACATAAGTCAACCCCTACTTTATTtgagtaatttattttatagttccCCATTAATCTGTTGCTATTCTGCCTCAGACTGTTCTCCCAAAACTGATCGTTTTTTTCCCAAGACGTGACAGGAATTCATAAATTAGGACTATCCAAAAACTCCCAGCTGAATGAATTTGTAACACTGTTTCTTTGCATTTGCACACTTTGTTTTATTAGCTTGTGTGCTTTTAGCTTTTTCCCTTCTGCATCCACGGATGTTCTGCCACCTGCTGAATGGTTGGACGTGTGGAAGGATTGAACTGGAGCAGAGTACGGATGAAGACTTGGCATGGTTCCTGAACACCGGCATTGTCCGAAAAAACCAAAGACTTGCTTTGAAGACGGTGAAGTCGCCTCAAGTTGGTGTCATCATACGGCATCAATCCAGTCACCATGACGTATAGGATCACCCCGAGGCTCCATACATCATACTTCTTTGGGTCATACGGCGTTCCCATGATGACTTCTGGTGGAGTGTAGGCTGCAGAACCACAGAAGGTATGACTGAGCTCTGAAGGGTCTTGAACAGAGCGGGCGAAACCGAAGTCTGTGATCTTAACTTGTTCTTCGGCTGTCAGCAGTATGTTTTCACACTTGAGGTCCCGATGGAAGATGTCCATCTGGTGGAGGTAGTTGATGGCACTGACCATCTGAGAGAACAAGTTTTTGCTTTGGTCTTCTGGGATGCATTTCACTTCATGTATCTTCTGAAGGAGATCTTTGGCTGCAGCTTCCATCACAATACAAAGTCGTTTACCAGCCACCTCAATTAACTCATGCATTTGCACAATGTGCTCGTGATTCACTCGTCTCAAAATCGCTAGTTCCCTTGGGAGAAACTTCTGGACGAAATCCTTAGGGGCCTTTACGCGATCCACAATTTTGATGGCCACGTTACAGTGGTGTTTCTGCGAAGTGGCGAGCTTGACTTGGGAAAAACTGCCTTCACCAATCTCGGCTATGAACTTGTAGCCCATGCCTTTCAAAACGTTTTTAACAGACATTGTTTTAAGTTTACAACAGCTGCATGAATACTTTGAGCTTGGCCTTGAGCTTGGTTCACGTTCCTTCACCCTTGCTGTAAAGTATTTTGAAACAGGCATTTGAATTCTACAACATTCTGACAGATATCAGCATTCTAATTTATGATGTCATAATAGACCATACAAAGTGGAGTCCAGGGATGACTTATGGACACATACCAGGTACTAAGAAGAAACCATCAGCCCTCTGGTCTTTATCTGTACCCCATTAAATCCACATTTATCCCTAATTTagcattttgttaattttaataagaCTTGACTGATTGTTGAGAACTTATTTTAGAAGTAAGGTGCTTATAGCAGCTTTAGCAGTTTCACCCTCAGAGATAgtaatatattactttatatctcattataataatttactattaactttatatctcacattttgACTCTTCTTACTTACTTTAAACATTATTTCGAAAATGccgttatttatttttcattctgtgGCGGGAAACATGCACCCTCACATCGTTCGCGCCATAAATGCAGTTCGATTCTGTAACCATCGTTTTAATTATGTGCTAAGAGAGACCAGCGTCGAATATTCGAGATATTTATACCAGTAAGCAATGTCTCGGGAACACACATAATCGTTTCACGGAAACTTCCGTCATCCACTATTAGCAAAAATACATCTCGTCAAGCATTTAACGTGTAATCTCGACGCCCTACATCAGGTTCATGAGGCCGGTGAGTACTGGAATGgataatttaaatgaattctaATTGCTTGTCCACAAATGCCTCTCATTAGTTTTAGATGAACTGGAGCTCATTATATCCCTAGCGTttcaatagaatagaaaaagtgCCTGCAGTGACACAATATGACCTCTAAACGGCAGTGTGGCGCCAAACTAGCCATCTCCATTAATTCAGTTTTCATCAGAACacttattatttcaattattttaaacaatgctGATTGCctaattttaaatacaaatgagCCAATTCGTGCATATTTATAATAGGATTAAGCACTTTAACAAGTTACACTGGTTGTTATTCTATGCAAGCCGCATCACAATTTACATGAATTAGTCAAACCTTGAATATTAATACCTCACTGCATGAATATATGCATTAGCAGTAGTATTACATAAATAATGCACCATGATGAATAAGCATTTGAACTGAAATAGATATTTCACACACTCTCATACTGAGGATGCTACATCTGAAAGGGATGCGGTTCATGCTTGACTGAGCTCTCCAGCATCAGGGgtgctcagccaatcagatggcGCTCCCGGTGTCTCCCTGCCTCTTAATTGGCTGACACTTCCAGCAAGAGTAGCTGATCTACGCGTGGAGCCTGGGTTTATGAGCCAGTAGGCAGAAGCAGGGCACACAGTGAGAAAAGAAAGAGCAATAAGAGGGTGAATATTGCTAGAGATAAGCGCAGCTGAATCAATCAAGATGAATCACAGCTCCAATGAGAAAGAACCTGAGACCATAGAGCCACTGCGTTATCTCAGGTAagctcttttttcttcttcttctttttttttttcttctttcgtTATGTGATTTAAATTGGACATGCAAAACCCTTTAAGACAGGTTTGTGTTTAAAAGCATTTGAATGGGAATCCCAGTAAGGGTGAGTAATATTTCCACCATCTTTTCATTCTAACTTTTACGTGAATGCGATTTGTGACACAGAAGGATGACTGTAGCCTAATATCCCTGGCTGGTTAAAGAGAATGCATCTAACTTAATTTCCTCACAGCTTTCCTGTTTACCAAAATAAGATGCATCGATTATGATTGGCGTGCTTTAACAACCTGGAAATGTGGCTTGTAAGCAAACAGGTGGAAGGAACAGTCCACTTCAGCTCTCTCTTCAGCAGTTTGTTGGCGATTGAGGCATGCCGACAAAGGTGATGTGACATTTTAGCTGCTGGACGTCGTGATGGCAACGCCATGGCCAGCGATTTGCTCTTTAAACAAGCAAGAGGTCGCCTGTTTCCTGAGCTGAGTGAAATATGACATGTCAGAATTGCTTTCTAAAGCATTATCAGAATATAAAAGTGTCAGTGTAATCTAACATCTGACAAATTGCCTCATATGCCTCGTGAGGTTTAGATATAGCAGATGTAGCCGGagagtatatatttaaaaaatgatacaGAACAAATGGTGTTTTGATCAGAAGCCTGAGCGGCACGAGATTTGCTTTCCATACTGGGCTTTCCTGGCAAAGAGAGGCCCTTGAAGCTCTTCACACCAGCCCACGGCGTTTAAAATACGGTGGTCGGCAGGAGACGAAGCAAATTATTCACTTTAAGGGAGGATGGAATAATAGGATTTAAGGATTTGAGGTTTAACGGTGTGGATTCAGGGGAGATTAATGTTCCTACTGTAACCTAAAACCCTCAGCTAATAATGGTTTTGCTTGAAAACCACATGCAAACAATTGGCTTTTCTATTATCATTTATGTACGCCGTAACAAGATAGACAACATTGGGTTAAAACAATTGGATTTAAGAACCGATGGGATCTTTCTTCATCGACCGCCATTCgaaattagcattttaatgaaATCTTTTTGCAAGCCACATATAGTATCCACTCATTTCAAAGCAGATTTCTTGGGAACGGGCGAGGCTTCTGAATCATTAGCCGTAAATAACTAAAAGCGCAATAAATGGTATAACCAAGTTTTCAACGTCAGTTAACAGTTTTGCTCAGCTGAGACAACTGGAAGCCTCGCACATTCAAGTTAAAGATGTCTTGCATTACAAATTAAAGTGGATGAAGCACTAATGTTTTTGGCATTACATTTCAGGATAGCCGCTAGTCAAGGGCTAGCTAGCATGCTTCAATGACATGACATCATTATCTGTTTCAAAATGGTAAGTCATATGCCAGATGATTGGCTCAAAAACAGGACAGATTTCAAACCGTCTACTTCCGAGGGTCCCTGCACTAACCTGTCACCTCACATTTCGATAAAAAGGAATGTTAACAGCTAGTTTTCCTCACATTCGTTATATTTACAGTTTCTTCTTTATTCAGAATTGCAGGCCTTTTCGACCCAACAGTTGCAAAACACGAAAAAAAGTTGCTGGATAGGAGTTAGCAGGTGTTGTTATGGTGTGGAAGTTCTATCTGATTGCACAGATTGTTTAGTTTCTGTTGGGCGTTGGGGTTTATTTGTAGGCCAAGACTCCAAATGCAGTAACAGAGCAGCCTGCATGATTTGTGGTTTGTTACCAGGCTATGTATTACTTCTAATGGTGGTACCCATTAAAGTTAGATTATGGAGGTGAAAACTCAATTTACTCAGTTTGTCAAGAATGCAACAGAGGTGTGTGCGCTTTAGCTTTATGTTGTGCAGTTGTGATACAGGTGCGATTGGCTGAATATCTTCAGTCAGTTCAAAAGGAATATTTGCTGACCCTTTTGGGTCCACATGTATAATGATCTATCAATTTACAAGATCATAGAGGTGTCCACGGTCATTGTTCTCAGCCGGTCACACAAAATACTGTCACACACCATCTGTCTCTTCAGCTTTGATGCCAGAAATTGTCTGATATGCCATCAATCCTGATCTATCAGATGAGATCCAGCTAGACTCAAACTCTAAAGCCCACATGAGCACAATTATTCAAATTAACAACTGGGCCACGACACGACCAGAGACAAAGAGACAAAAAAACTCTTAAATGTGAGTAAATGGACAATTGATAAA is from Carassius gibelio isolate Cgi1373 ecotype wild population from Czech Republic chromosome B22, carGib1.2-hapl.c, whole genome shotgun sequence and encodes:
- the tssk6 gene encoding testis-specific serine/threonine-protein kinase 6, producing the protein MSVKNVLKGMGYKFIAEIGEGSFSQVKLATSQKHHCNVAIKIVDRVKAPKDFVQKFLPRELAILRRVNHEHIVQMHELIEVAGKRLCIVMEAAAKDLLQKIHEVKCIPEDQSKNLFSQMVSAINYLHQMDIFHRDLKCENILLTAEEQVKITDFGFARSVQDPSELSHTFCGSAAYTPPEVIMGTPYDPKKYDVWSLGVILYVMVTGLMPYDDTNLRRLHRLQSKSLVFSDNAGVQEPCQVFIRTLLQFNPSTRPTIQQVAEHPWMQKGKS